CGCAGTACAACGGATCTGCCGTCGCCGCCGGCGGTGCCGGGCGCGGATACCGAACAGGTGCTGGCGGACTGGAAAGCGTAGCCGGACGGAGAGTCCACAGTGGAGGGTAGACTCTCGCCGCTGATCAGCCGCCGGCGCGCTTGCGGTGCCCGGTCAGCGGCGGACCGGCCCGTCGGCGAGTCGCGAGGTGATCATTTGCCAGGCCGGATCTCGGGTGAACGTCAGATGCCGGCCCTGGACCGGCGTCGCGCGGCGCGGCAGCGACCGTACCAGTGGTGAGTAGTGGTACGGCAGCGCTTGCGCCCATTCTGCCTAACGCACGTCGGCGACTGGCGGCTTTTCGATACCGGTGGTTGCCGCCGCTGGCATTTTGTGCAACGCGAAGCTGTCCGCCGGACAGCCCGCCGATGAACGGGAGCTGTCCGGGACGGGCAACGTCCCGGCGGCAGTACTGGTTCGTTCTCTTTGTCGGGAACCGGTTTCCGACTGTCCGATGTGGAGCCCGAGGGTTCTGCCGGATCGATTCAGAAGTTTCTGCTAGCCTCCGTCATGACGTGCGGCTCACCGTGGTGCCGCGTTGCTGCCGGAGTGCGCACGGTTTCGCTTCGGCTCGAACCTCCGAGGAGCGTTATGACAGCCATCGTCCGGGTGCGCGGCCGGGAAGTGCTCGACAGCCGGGGCAACCCGACGGTCGAGGTCGACGTGGTGCTGGCGGACGGGTCGGTGGGTCGCGCCGCGGTGCCTTCCGGCGCGTCCACCGGCACCCGCGAGGCGGTCGAGCTGCGCGACGGCGACGCGAAGCGGTTCCACGGCAAGGGCGTCCGGAAGGCGATCGACGCGGTCAACAGCGAGATCGCCGACGCCGTGACCGGGATGGAAGCCGAGGCGCAGGCCGACGTCGACCGGGCGCTGATCGCCCTGGACGGCACCGAGAACAAGGCGCGGCTGGGCGCGAACGCGACGCTCGGCGTTTCGCTGGCGGTGGCGAAAGCGGCCGCCGCGGCGAACACGCTGCCGCTGTACCGGTACGTCGGCGGGGTGTACGCGCACCTGCTCCCGATGCCGATGATGAACATCATCAACGGCGGCGCGCACGCGGACAACCCGATCGACTTCCAGGAGTTCATGATCGGCCCGGTCGGTGCGACGACGTTCGCCGAGGCCGTCCGGATGGGCTCGGAAGTGTTCCACACGCTGCGGAAATCGTTGCACGAAGCCGGACACAACACGAATGTCGGCGACGAAGGCGGCTTCGCCCCGCAGCTCGGCTCGGCCGACGAGGCGCTCGAATTCGTGGTCCGCGCGATCGAGCAGACCGGCTACGAGCCCGGCAAGGACATCGCGCTGCTGCTGGACCCGGCGGCGTCGGAGTTCTACCGCGACGGCGTGTACGACTACGCCGGCGAGGGACGCAAGCGCAGCATCGAGGAGCACGTCGCGTACCTGACCGAGCTGACCGAGCGGTTCCCGATCGTTTCGATCGAGGACGGCCTGGCCCAGGACGACTACGTCGGCTGGAAGCAGCTGACCGACGGCATCGGCGACCGCGTGCAGCTCGTCGGGGACGACCTGTTCTGCACCAATGTGGAGATCCTGCGCGACGGCATCAAGCGCGGCATCGCCAACTCGATCCTGATCAAGGTCAACCAGATCGGCACCCTGACCGAGACGCTGGCCGCGGTGGACACCGCGCACAAGGCCGGGTACTCGGCGGTCATGTCGCACCGTTCGGGCGAAACCGAGGACACCACGATCGCCGACCTGGCGGTGGCGACCGGCTGCGGCCAGATCAAGACGGGTTCGCTGTCGCGATCCGACCGGACGGCGAAGTACAACCAGCTGATCCGCATTGAGGAGGAACTGGGCACCGAGGCCCGCTACGCCGGGTGGGACACCCTGCGCTGAGTCTCCGCGGCCCGGGCTTTCCGCCCGGGCCGCGAACTCTGCCTACCGCCTTGTGCGCAGCAGCAGCGGCAGCGCGGCCGCAGAGCAGGCCGCGCTGACCCAGAACACCCGTCGCGCGTGACCCGCATCGACGACTACGACTCCCGCGACCGCGGGCCTGACGACCGCGCCGACGTTGAACGCCGTCGTCGCCAGCGCCCCCGCTATCCGGGGCGCCTGTTCGCCGGCTTCCGTGACGATCGCCGCGATCAACGCCGACCCGACGCCGAACGCTGCCGCCCCCGCGGCCAATGCGGTGGCGAGCAGCCCCGGCAGGCTCTGCGCCGCGACCACGGCTGCCGCCCAGACGCCAGTGAGCACGAACACCCCGGCCTTGCGGGCTGCCGCTGGAATCCGGCCCGCCACCGTGACTCCGACGAAGGACCCGATCCCGAAGGCCGCCAGCTCGACCGGCGCCCACGTACCGGCCATCGTGCCGAGATAGGTGAAAGCGGCGAAGGTGCCGGCGTTGACCAGGCCAGCCCGCGTACTGCCCGAGGACCGTGCCGGCCGGCTTCCCGCAGCCGTTTGCCGGTCTGTCCGTGAAGGGCCCCTTGAGGGAAGCCAAGTCCCTGAAGGGGCCCTTCACGGACAGAGACCGGTGGACGTTCGGCACACGCCACCTGAGGCAAGCGCTTAGCCGGGTCAGGAGCGGGATTCCGCCGCTGAACCGGGCGGAGACGGGCGCCGGGCGAGCCGGAAAAGTCCCAGCCCGCCCGGCGTTCCTCCATCCGGCCGGCAGCCCTGCCCGGCAACCTCCAGCCGTCCGGAAGTTCTGCCGGAAAAGCGCGGCGCCTGTTGAACCCCGGGCGGGACGGGAATTCCCCGCCCCGCCCGGGAACCCCCAGTCTCAGCAGAGCGGCGCGACCGGGCTGTCCGAACCGGTCTGCACATACGTGTCCGAAACGTAGTTCCCCGGCCCGATCCGGTCCCAGATCGTGCTGGTCCCGAACTTCCCGGTCACGCTGTCCCCGTTGACGTAGCACTCGATGTTCACCTTGGCGTAGTTCGCCGCCAGTCCCACCGCCGCCGCGGACGTGTGCGCGCCCGATCGGACGTTCACCGGGTCGCCGGCGGTCTGCACCAGGCCGCTCGCCGCGCTCGAGCCGGTCCACAGGTACGTCACCTTGACGTTCCCGTTGTCCCCGAGTCCGACGCCCGAGCTGAATGTGCCGTCCGCCAGGTCGATGCCCGCCGGGTTGCCGACCTGGTACCCGAGGTCGTCGCGGCCGCCGTTGTACCCGTTGTGGTACGCCGCATACGCTTCCGGCTGGCCCTGCGGCAGGTCCCGGTACTCCGAACGCACCGAGGACGGGTTCCAGTAGTCGTCCTTGGTGTTCCACGGCCCGACGTCCCAGACCGGCGCGTATTCGCAGCGGCTGTTGTCGGTCTTGCACACCCGTACGCTGTAGTTGCCGGTCCCCCTGGGGGACAACGCTTTGCCCGAGGGCAACGCGACGAAGTGGTCGTTCGCGGCGATCACGTGGCCGTTCGCGGTGGTCCCTCCGGTGAGGCCCTCACGGGTGGCGTAGACGGTGTAGGTGAGCGGGGCGGAAGCGGTGAGCGCCCGTGCCTGCGGGCCGAGGGTTCCGTTCAGCTCGACGTCGCGGACCGTCGGTCTGGCGTTGGTTCCGTTGCCGGACAAGATGATTCTCGTCTGTACCACGGTCACCGGGCGGGTGAGCGCGGTGCCGGCCGGGACCCATTCGGTCCAGTCGGCGCTGCCGGAGCGGCCACGGACGTCCACTTCGACCGACGTGCCCGCCGGGGTGTCCGCGGAGATCTGCGCCTGCACCCGGTTCACCGGGGACGACAGCTGTCGTTCCGCCGACACCAGGTAGCCCTCGCTGCCCTCGTTCTGCGCCGCCGGTCGCCAGCCGGAGTTCCGCAGGGTGATCGCGCTGCCCGCGGAAGCGACGTTGACGCCGTCACTGTCCACAGCGGACAGATCAGCCCGCCAGGAACCGGAGTTCGCGGCCGCGCTCGCCGCCGTGGTGCTTCCTGCGGTGACCGCTCCCGCGGCGAGCAGTGCGGCGACCGTGCGCCGGACCATCACATTCCCGACCACGACCGATCTCCCTTCACTCGTCCGAACCGAACGGCCGGAGTCTCGGAGGGATCCGTACACGATCCATACAACGATCTCGCTTGGTCGTGTACCCGGAGATCAGGTTTGACAGCAGAGAGTCGCCAATCTACCTTTGTAAACAAAGCTAGTTTGTGAATAAAGGGAGCTGGGGATGACGATCTTGGTGACCGGTGCGCGCGGAAGCATCGGCAGCGAAGTCGTGCGTGCGCTGCGGGCCGGCGGGCACGAGGTGCGCGGATCGGCACGGGACGCGTCGATGCTGGACCTGCCGGACGCGGTGTCGCTGGACCTGACCGCCGAAAGCGGGTTCGAGGACGCACTGGAGGGAATCGACGCGATCTTCCTGTATCCGACGGCGCGGGCGGGAGCGGGCCATTTCCTGGCCGCCGCTAAAAAGTCAGGTGTGTCGTATGTGGTGCTGCTGTCCTCGCCGGATGTCCGCGAAGGCGCGGCCGGCAATCCGCTCCGGCAAGCGCACTTGCCGTCCGAGCGGGCAGTCCGCGAATCCGGCCTCCCGTTCACCGTGGTGTACCCGGGCTGGCTGGCGGGCAACACCCGGCGTGATTGGGGTGCGGCGATCCGGGCGGGCGATCCGGTGCGGCTGTTCTCGCCGGACGCCCAGTTCGCTCCGACTGCCGAAGCGGACGTCGCTGCGGTCGCGGCGACCTTGCTCGCGGAGCGTAGCTATCCGGGCAGCGACCTGGCGTTGACCGGGCCGGAATCCATGACGCAGCGTGCGGTCGTCGCCGTCCTGGTGGAGGAACTCGGCCGCTCGATCGAAGTGCGGCCCGAAACGCGGGGGGAGGCGCTGGCGAGACGGCCGGAATGGATGCCGGCGGCCGTGCTGGAGTACCTGATGGACGCGGAAGAAGCGGCCGAGAAGCGGATCGCGCCGGTGAACAACACGGTGGAACGGTTCACCGGCCGCCCGGCGACGTCGTTCCGCGAGTGGGCGCGGACGCATCGAAGCGACTTCGAGAAGGCCGCCACCGTCCACATCGGATAGTGACCGGCTAAGCCGGTTTCCAGGCTGTCCCGGCCGGTCGCGCCTGCGATTCGCACAGCTCCCGTACCGCCCGCAGCACGGCTTCGGCCGAGACTTCGCTGCCGGCCGGCTGCGGGAAATGCGCGCCCTGCAGGCTGAAGTAGTCGGCCAGGCCCTCGCCGTCGCCGTCCGCGGGCAGGTAAGTCTGGCCGTTTTCGTGCCATACCAGGCTTCCGCGCGTCCCGTTCAGGCCGGCGACCAGGTACGGCGTCCCGGGCTTCCGTCCCGCGTACAGCCACCAGAGGACCCCTGCGCCGGGCGTCGGCGGTTCGGCGGAGCGCAGTGCGGAGAGCACGTCTTCCGCGGTCACGTCGGTGACGTCGTACCCGGTCCGGCGCCGGGCGTCTTCGGGGCTCGCCATAGTGCGCTCCGCTCGTGCCGTGCAGTTTCCTGATACTACTCGGTGGCGTTCGGCGACTTTACTGTGGAATGCGTCG
This sequence is a window from Amycolatopsis benzoatilytica AK 16/65. Protein-coding genes within it:
- a CDS encoding NAD(P)H-binding protein, with the translated sequence MTILVTGARGSIGSEVVRALRAGGHEVRGSARDASMLDLPDAVSLDLTAESGFEDALEGIDAIFLYPTARAGAGHFLAAAKKSGVSYVVLLSSPDVREGAAGNPLRQAHLPSERAVRESGLPFTVVYPGWLAGNTRRDWGAAIRAGDPVRLFSPDAQFAPTAEADVAAVAATLLAERSYPGSDLALTGPESMTQRAVVAVLVEELGRSIEVRPETRGEALARRPEWMPAAVLEYLMDAEEAAEKRIAPVNNTVERFTGRPATSFREWARTHRSDFEKAATVHIG
- a CDS encoding Imm1 family immunity protein: MASPEDARRRTGYDVTDVTAEDVLSALRSAEPPTPGAGVLWWLYAGRKPGTPYLVAGLNGTRGSLVWHENGQTYLPADGDGEGLADYFSLQGAHFPQPAGSEVSAEAVLRAVRELCESQARPAGTAWKPA
- the eno gene encoding phosphopyruvate hydratase codes for the protein MTAIVRVRGREVLDSRGNPTVEVDVVLADGSVGRAAVPSGASTGTREAVELRDGDAKRFHGKGVRKAIDAVNSEIADAVTGMEAEAQADVDRALIALDGTENKARLGANATLGVSLAVAKAAAAANTLPLYRYVGGVYAHLLPMPMMNIINGGAHADNPIDFQEFMIGPVGATTFAEAVRMGSEVFHTLRKSLHEAGHNTNVGDEGGFAPQLGSADEALEFVVRAIEQTGYEPGKDIALLLDPAASEFYRDGVYDYAGEGRKRSIEEHVAYLTELTERFPIVSIEDGLAQDDYVGWKQLTDGIGDRVQLVGDDLFCTNVEILRDGIKRGIANSILIKVNQIGTLTETLAAVDTAHKAGYSAVMSHRSGETEDTTIADLAVATGCGQIKTGSLSRSDRTAKYNQLIRIEEELGTEARYAGWDTLR